A single Bacteroidota bacterium DNA region contains:
- a CDS encoding 2-oxoacid:acceptor oxidoreductase subunit alpha — protein MSTTQSIPVAKKSKGSAVTVNQHVVEIVSDSGEGAQKAGQSFGSISAKMGNGVWTVEIIPAEIQPPARSRAGASGIRIRVGSEKVTNMGDHANIVVALNEQVLYGRISQDAYTEGTVILLENKWANSDIDSIRKEYATALADFKSKGYKVIGIPMEEECMKFVSDARKGKNMWVLGMLCHIYNRDLTKAEEQIRYIFKKKAEKVFEANVNLLKGGYNWAKENLELNFEIPPLENAGDQVVMNGNEAIALGTLAAGIEVCAMYPITPATSASHKLAECIENAGGILHQAEDEIAAIGFAIGSSYAGKTAITITSGPGLALKTEFIGLAVMAEVPLVIVNVQRGGPSTGLPTKVEQGDLLASLYGEAGDAPKIIIAPATIEECFQFVILARKLAEAFRTPVIILTDANLATGVSPFPRPKINAEWLAAPIDQSRWKKEIAPYNWDPETGISPRPIPGQKDGMYRLTGLAHDHNSKVAYDPEINQKSSEARSRKMAAVLQTLKPPKVNGDESGDLLVVGWGSTKGAIEEAVASARKSGLKVSSLHIHFLSPLEPGLEEIFKKFKKIKTVELNYSDKIGDPLITKKSRRYAQLAWLLRAQTLVDVDCYSNVFGQPINPSKVLDMIKEELKAK, from the coding sequence ATGAGCACCACACAAAGTATTCCGGTTGCAAAGAAAAGTAAAGGCAGTGCCGTTACTGTAAACCAGCATGTCGTTGAAATTGTAAGCGACTCCGGAGAAGGGGCACAAAAAGCCGGACAAAGTTTCGGTTCTATTTCTGCCAAGATGGGAAATGGAGTTTGGACGGTAGAGATTATTCCTGCCGAAATTCAGCCACCCGCAAGGTCAAGAGCAGGCGCTTCTGGTATTCGCATCCGTGTGGGCTCGGAGAAGGTTACAAACATGGGCGACCATGCCAATATTGTTGTCGCTCTGAACGAGCAAGTACTTTACGGACGAATATCTCAGGATGCTTATACTGAAGGCACGGTGATTTTACTGGAGAACAAATGGGCAAACAGCGATATTGATTCCATAAGAAAAGAATACGCAACGGCTCTGGCTGATTTTAAGTCCAAAGGATATAAAGTCATCGGAATTCCGATGGAAGAAGAATGTATGAAATTTGTTTCCGATGCGCGGAAAGGAAAAAACATGTGGGTGCTTGGTATGCTTTGCCATATCTACAACCGTGATTTAACAAAAGCGGAAGAGCAAATCAGATATATCTTCAAGAAGAAAGCGGAAAAAGTTTTTGAAGCGAATGTGAACCTTTTAAAAGGCGGATACAATTGGGCAAAAGAAAATTTAGAGCTCAATTTTGAAATTCCTCCCTTAGAGAATGCCGGTGACCAGGTTGTGATGAACGGAAACGAAGCCATTGCATTGGGCACCTTGGCAGCCGGAATCGAAGTATGCGCAATGTATCCGATTACTCCAGCAACTTCTGCTTCTCACAAACTTGCCGAGTGCATTGAAAATGCCGGAGGAATTCTTCATCAAGCCGAAGATGAAATTGCTGCGATTGGTTTCGCCATTGGTTCTTCCTACGCAGGAAAAACGGCCATTACAATTACTTCCGGACCCGGTCTTGCTTTGAAAACAGAATTTATCGGATTGGCTGTGATGGCTGAAGTTCCCTTAGTAATCGTAAATGTACAAAGAGGTGGCCCCTCAACAGGTTTACCTACCAAAGTTGAACAGGGTGATTTGTTAGCTTCCTTATACGGAGAAGCCGGAGATGCTCCGAAAATAATTATTGCTCCCGCAACTATTGAAGAATGTTTTCAGTTTGTAATTCTGGCACGAAAACTTGCTGAGGCGTTTCGCACTCCGGTTATTATACTGACTGACGCAAATCTTGCTACCGGTGTTTCACCTTTCCCTCGCCCGAAAATAAATGCAGAATGGCTTGCGGCTCCCATTGACCAAAGCCGCTGGAAAAAAGAAATCGCTCCTTACAACTGGGATCCTGAAACCGGGATAAGTCCTCGGCCAATCCCCGGACAGAAAGACGGCATGTACCGATTGACCGGACTAGCGCATGACCATAACAGCAAAGTGGCTTACGATCCGGAAATAAATCAGAAATCAAGTGAAGCCAGAAGCAGAAAGATGGCTGCTGTGCTGCAAACATTGAAACCGCCCAAAGTGAATGGTGATGAGAGCGGAGATTTACTGGTTGTTGGATGGGGTTCTACAAAAGGCGCAATTGAAGAAGCCGTTGCCTCAGCCAGAAAATCGGGACTTAAAGTAAGCAGTTTGCATATACATTTCTTAAGTCCGCTTGAGCCGGGATTAGAGGAAATATTTAAAAAATTTAAAAAGATAAAAACGGTTGAACTGAATTACAGCGATAAGATTGGCGATCCGCTTATCACCAAAAAGAGCAGACGATACGCTCAGTTAGCTTGGCTTCTCAGAGCACAAACACTTGTGGATGTGGATTGTTACAGCAACGTTTTCGGACAGCCAATTAATCCAAGCAAAGTACTGGACATGATAAAAGAAGAATTGAAAGCAAAATAA